The sequence TGACGAGCGGCAGGAGCCCCTTTATTTTGTCTCCCAGGTGCAGGATGTTCACGAGCATAAGCAGGCCACCCTGGCTCTGCACCAAAGCCAAACTAAGCTGCTAGAAGCCCAGAAAATCGGCCATATTGGCAGTTGGGAATACGATGTTCGTACTCAAAAAGTCACCTGGTCTGCCGAAAAATTTCGTATTTTCGGCCGTGACCCCAGCCTGGGATCGCCGAGTCTTGACGAGCTGCTGCGCCTCTACTATCCGAACGACGGCGATCAGTTGCGCCAGGCCATCGACCACACCCTAGCGACGGGCGAGCCCTTCAGCCTGCGGCTCAAGTGCACCCGTGGCGACGGGGGGCAACGCGATCTTGACACCCGCGGCCAGGCCGAGCGCAACGCCCAGGGCGAGATTGTGCGGCTTTACGGCATTAGCCAAGACATTACCGAGCGAGTGCAGGCCGAGCAAGAACGGCAAGACATGAGCACCGCCCTGGCTCTGACCGTCGAAGGCATTGCGCGCTTAGACAACGCCGGGCGCTATATCAGCGTCAATCAGGCCTATGGGGCGATGGTGGGCTACAGCCCCGATGAGCTAGTGGGCAAAACCTGGCAAGTCACCCTGCACCCTGACGATCTAAATCGTGTGGAGACTGCCTACGAGCAGATGCTCAGCCAGGGCAAGGTCAACGTCGAGGCTCGGGGCCTGCGCAAAGATGGCTCGATCTTCTACAAACAGCTGTTTATGGTGGCAGCCTACGATGGGCAGCAGCGCCATGGCCACTACTGCTTTATGAAGGATATCAGCGAACGAGCCCGGCTAGAGGCCGAGCGCAGGCAAGCTGAAATTGCCCTACAGCAAGAACTTCAGCGCCTGTCTGAGGTGATTGCCACCCAGCAGGAGGTGGCCCTAGCCAACCCCAATCTCGATCAGGTGATCGCGGTGGTGACCCAACAGGCTCAGCAGTTGACTCGGGCCGATGGTGCAGCGGTGGAGATGGTCGAAGACACCGATTTGGTCTGTCGCTATGCCTGCGGTCAATCGGCTAAGCATTTGGGCTGGCGACTGCCGGTGGAGCGTAGCTTTATGGGGCAGGCCTTAACCCAGGCTCGCGAGCTCTACTGCCCCGATATCAATAGTGACGCATGGGTTGATCTGGAGAGCTTTCGCGCTATGGGTCTGCGATCGATGGCGGTGATTCCCTTAACCTATCAGGCTGAACCGGTGGGGATTCTCAAGGTGTGCTCGGCCCAGCCAGCGGCGTTTACCAATTCAGATCGACAGACCCTCAAGCTGATCGCCGGACTGCTGGCGGCCAGCCTGCATGTGGCTGGGGAATTTAAGGCCAAGACCCTGCTGCTGCAAAACCTGCAAGCGAGTGAAGCCCGCTACCGCTCGGTGGTGTCGGCCCTCTCAGAAGGTATTGCTGTGATCCAAGCCGATGGTACGGTCTTGACCTGTAACGCTAGCGCTGCCCAGATAGTGGGGCTGCCGAGCGATCGCATGGTGGGGCGATCGATTACCAAGCTGGCGGGACGGGTGATTCGGGCCGATGGCACCCCCTGCCCGCTAGACGATTTTCCGCCCTTGATCACCCTACGCACGGGGCTGCCCATCACCAAGCAAGTGTTGGGCTTGCGTAGACCCCGCACCACCACCTGGATTTCGGTGAATACTCAGCCCCTGCTGCACCCTAACACTACCCAGCCCGACGACCTGCCCGATGCCGTGGTGGTGTCGTTTACCGATATTACCGAGCTGCGGCGCTCTGAGGTGGCGGCCCTGCGGCGGCGGGCCGAGCAAGAGCGGTTGCTAAGCGAGATTGCCCAACGCATTCGCCAAACCCTAGATCTAGACATTATTCTCACCACGACGGTGACGGAGGTACAGCAGTTTTTGCAGACCGACCGGGTGATGATCTATCGCTTAGAGGCTAAGGGCCAGGGTACCGTGATTGCTGAGGCTACCACCCCAGACCACCCCTCGCTGCTGGGACGACAGGTGCACAACCCTCTGTCTGTGGAGCGGTGGGAGTATTTCGAGGCAGGTAACCTGAAGGCGATCGCCGATCTCCAGGCCCAGCCCGATCGCGACTGCCCGATCGATCGCCTTGCCTTGGCCAGAGCCAAGGTGGCGGTGCCCATTGTCCAGAGCAATCGCCTGTGGGGCATGCTGATGGCCTACCACAACTCGGAGCCACGCCCCTGGGAAACCTCTGAACTCGATGTGTTGAAGCGGCTGGCGATTCAGCTGGCGATCGCCATTCAGCAGTCTCAGCTGTACCAGCACATTCAAGCGGCCAACCGCCAGCTTGAGCACCTGGCCACCCACGACGGGCTCACTCAGGTAGCCAACCGCCGCAGCTTTGATACGCAACTCCAGCAGGAGTGGACTCGCTTGGGGCGGGAGCAAGCCCCCCTGAGCCTGATTCTGTGCGATATTGACCACTTTAAGCTCTATAACGATACCTACGGGCATCCTGCCGGGGATGTCTGTCTTCAGCAGGTGGCCCAGGCCCTAGAGCAGGCTACCAAGCGCCCTGCCGACTTGGTAGCCCGCTACGGCGGCGAAGAATTTGCCCTGGTGCTGCCCGCCACCGATGCCGCCGGGGCCGAGGCGATCGCCCGCGCCATCCAGCGCACCCTTAAGCAGCTAGCCCTATTTCACGGGGCTTCGCCCCTCGGGCAGCGCATTACCCTGAGCTTGGGAATCGCCACCGCCATTCCCATCCCGGAGCGATCGCCCCAGACCCTCGTGGACCAGGCCGATGCTGCGCTCTATGCGGCTAAGCACCAGGGGCGCGATCGCTACTGCATGGCTCCACCCCAGGAGCCTTAGCCTCGCTGCACCCACCCTTGCGCCCGGCCCAGATGGTTCACCCTGTTAAGCCTTGGGTGACCCCAGTGGCCCAAGCAGCAAGACGGGCCAGGGCAGCTCGACATCGGGCACCCAGCCGGCGTAGGATTGCAGCCCCGGCACCACCGAGGGCAACACAAACCGCAGCGATCGCAGCGAGGCAGGCCGGTTGCCGTCGGCATCGACCAGTCCGTAGGTTTTGGCCAGTTCGGCTACAATTTGCACCTGCCCCGCGCGGCGCAGCACCTGGGCATCGGCGGCCAGAGCCGCAATGGCCCGCCCAGTCAGCAGAGGAGTTTCCCAGTTGTAGCGGGCTTTAATCGAGTCGGTTGGGGCACCGCCCACCGTAATCCCGTCTAGGCCCAGGTCGGCGGCAAACTTGGTCATCAGCTCGGTGCCGACAATGCCTGGCCAGATCGAGAGCGACGTCACCTGGTGGGGTTTGAGCTCGACGGCCATATCGGCGGCCATGCGATCGCAGGCGGCTTTGCCGACCCCGTAGGGCACCCCAAAAATATAGGACAGCCCACCCCAGGAGGAGAGTGTGCAAATTAGCCCCCGCCGGCGCGGCACCATCAGGCGGGCGGCGTAGACGCTGGCCAGGTAGTGACTGCGCAGACCAACATGGTTGCAGGCATCCCAAAAGTCGGGTTCCGATTCCCAGAAGGGTTTGCCGTAGGCGGCTTTGAGGGCCGACACCCCAGCGTAGGCATTGTTCACCAGCAGATCGAGCCGTCCCTGCTGCTCGGTGGCAATGCGCTCAAACAGCGATCGCACCTGCTGATCATCGCCATGGTCTACCTGCACGGGTCGTGCCACACCGCCCGCCTGGGTGACAGCGGCGGCGGTTTCCTCTAGGGAACCGACCGAGTCGGCGGTGGCTGTCAACGTGCGGCCCGTCAGATAAACCGTGGCCCCAGCCTCGGCCAGGCCGGTGGCAATACCTTTGCCCAGACCTCGGGTAGCCCCGGTGACTAGGGCAACTTGTCCATTCAGTGATGTCATAAATTAGCTCTTGCTACCCTTCGATGGTAAAGAGTTGCCGCCGTTTCTGCGGCAGCTGCGGCCCGAGTCGTCAATTCGGGCTCAAGAGAAAAAGCCATCGTTAACGTAAGAAATCCAGGCGAGGGCTAACCCAGCGATGACGACGTTGATCAGGGGCAGGGTGGTCAGCCCGCAGGCCCAGAGGTAGCGGTGGGGAATGGCTGCCAAGGCGGGTAGAGCAAAGACTAACCAGCTCAGCAGCACCGCCCCTAGGCAAACCAGCGGAAAGGTGGCGATGCTGAGGGCCAGGGTAACGGTCGCTGGGCTTTCCAGCGCTTTGGGGTCGTCAAACATCATCGGCGTCATCATCGCTGGCAGCGCGCCGATCACAGCCCCTGCGATCAAAATAACCGTGGCAATTACCAGAAGCATCAAGGCCGTTTTCCGGTTCATAGTTGAGAGTTTGATCTGAAACCTAGACCTGATGCCATATCCGGATCGTACAAACCCGGTTCCCAAGAGGTCAAATTGTAGGGGCAAATGGCATTTGCCCTACTCTTCAAACACCCTTTCAGAAGGGAGGTCTGATCTCCTACAGGCCCAGACCTTAAAGATAAGCCACGGTGACGCCAGTGCCACCGTCGGCTTGGGCGGCGGGCTCAAGCCGTTGCACTTGCGGATGGCGCTTGAGGTAGTCGTGCACACCGGCCTTGAGTTTGCCGGTGCCGTGGCCATGGATAATCCACAGGGCCCCGCTACCCTTGGCGATCGCCTCTTCTAGCACGCCCTCGGCTTCGGCCACCCGCATGCCGCGCAGATCGATCGTGTTGCGGCTGGTACGAATGGCTGGGGCTGGGGGAGCCGCCTGGGCAGCGGGCACTGTGTCGATCGGTTTGGTCTTGACGGGCACCTCGGCTTTCTCGCCCCGCAGCGATTCTATCTCCGCCAGGCTGACGGTGGTTTTCATCAGCCCAAAGCGCACGGTGATGCGGTGGTCATCGTCGGGGGCCGTGAGCACCTCGGCGGTCTGACCCAGGCTGGGAATGCGGATGCGATCGCCCACCGCTGGCCGGTAGCCGGGTTTTGTCGGCACCGGAGCGGCGGCGGGCAGGTGGGCCGACCCGATCGCATCGACCGCCGCCGTCGCCCGCTGGGCATCTTGCGCCGTGGCTTCGCCCTGCTGCAAGCGGCGAATCACTTTGGCAATATCGCGCTTGGCATCGGCGATCGCCTGCTGCACCGCCGCCTGCTGCTGACGCTTGAGGTCTTGCTCGCGATCGCGCAGCAGATTGGCCTTGTGCTGCACCTCGTTATGGAGCTTTTCGGTAGCCGCCAGCAAGTCTGCCGCCGCCTGAGACCGTTCCTCCTGCTGGCGACGCTGGGCCTCTAGGCCCGCAATCACCTGGTTGACGTCGTCTTGGGCACCGAGGGCCATCAGCGCCGTCGCCGCATCGACCACCGTAGTGGTCAACCCCAACCGCCGGGCGATTGCCAGGGCGTTTGAGCGGCCTGGAATGCCCCACAGCAGCCGGTAGGTGGGTGACAGCGTCACTTCGTCAAACTCTACCGAGGCGTTTTCAAACCGTTCATCCTGGTATTTCAGCGCCTTGAGTTCGCCGTAGTGGGTGGTGGCCATGGTCAGCCGCGCCCGGTGGGCCAGGTGCTTGAGCAGGGCAATGGCCAGGGCGGTGCCCTCGGTGGGGTCAGTGCCCGCGCCGACTTCGTCGAGCAGGATGAGGGCGTTGGCGGGGGTGAGGGGGTGAGGGGGTGAAGGGGTGAGGGGGTGAAGGGGTGAGGGGATGGAACTCGATTCGGGCAGGCGGTAGGTTTCTATAGCCTCCCCATCGCTTACATCACTCCCATCGCTTACGTCTCTTACATTACTCTCACCACCCACTTCACTCTCACCATCCAGGGCAGCGAGAATGCGACCGATGCGGCGAATGTGGCCCGAAAAGGTAGAGAGGCTCTGCTCGATCGACTGCTCATCGCCAATATCGGCCAGCACCTGCTCAAACCAGGGCAATTCTACCGGTTCGCGGGCGGGTACGTAGAGGCCGGCACGGGCCATTAGCGCCGCCAGCCCGAGGGTTTTGAGGGTGACGGTTTTGCCGCCAGTGTTGGGGCCAGTAATGGCGATTACCCGCAGCTCGGGGCGAATCAGCAGGTTGATGGGCACCACCTCTGGCCCCTGCTCGTGGCGCTGTTGCCACACCAGCAGGGGGTGGCGCAGCTGGCGCAGGGTGGTTTGCTCGTCGGGGTCAATGAACCGGGGCGGGTTGGCTCCCAGCCACAACGAGTAGCGGGCGCGGGCGTGGGCCAGGTCAAGCTCGGTCACCACCGCCAGCAGGTGGGCCAGGTCGTCGTAGACCTCGGCCACGGCCTCACTGAGCTGCCGCAGAATGATCTCTTCTTCGGTTTTTTCTTGGCGCAGCAGCTGGCGCAGACGGTTGCCTAGTTCAACCACCGCCTGGGGCTCGATGTAAAGGGTAGCCCCGCTGGCGGAAGCATCGTGAACGATGCCGGGCACCGCGTCTTTTTGGGGGGCTTTCACCGGCAGCACAAAGCGATCGCCCCGCTGGGTAATGAGTGGCTCTTGCATGGCCCCCGCCTGGCGCTGCAAAATGCGCTGCAACCGCTGCTGTATGTCTTGGCGGGTGGCCTTCATGCGATCGCGAATGTCCCCCAGCTTAGGGCTGGCCCGGTCGGTCACATCGCCGCGATCGTCGATGCAGTGGTAAATCTGCTGCTCTAGGTCGGGGTGGGTGCTCAGGTCGGCCACCAGAGTTTGCAGCACCGGCAGGTCTTCTGGCGGCTGAGCATCAATGGTGCGGCGCAGTTGGCGAGCCCCGTGGAGGGTGGTGGCGATCGCCAACAGCTCTTCACCGTTCAGCAGTCCCTGGCGGTGAGCCCGCTCTAACGCCGTGCCAATATCGCGAATGCCGCCAAAATTTAGCCCATTGTTGTTTTGCTCTAGCCAGCATGCCTCCTGGGTTTGAGCCAGCAGATTGGCGCTGGCCGCCTGGGTCGCTGGGGTCGCTAGAGATTGGGCGGCCAGGGTGCCCATCTTGGTGGCCGCAAAGGTTGAGAGGTGTTGGCACAGCCGGGGCCACTCCAGCAGGTTCAGGGTTTCGTGCTGAATCAATGACAGGTCAGACAGGGGATTAAGCTCTCGTAACGTACTGTCTTAAGTATAAAGAACTCCCTTGACCGAAACTCGGAGAAACCTGTTACCGATTTCCGCAAGTTAACCCAGTGGTCTTGGCCAGTTATCTCGGTATAAAGACCGGTTCGATCTGGGGCGCGGTTTCGGTGAAGCTACTCAACCCACTGCTCCCAACAGTTGTTAAGCCCTGCTCAATATATGGCCATCGCCAGCCGTCAGCGGGCATTCTAAAAACTACCATCACCATCGACTATGGACGTTTTGACCCGATTTTCCCTGGGTAAACTGGCCGTGATGCTTAGGACCCACGGGTACTTTGGCCCAGGGCAGTTTACCCCAATCCTCTAAGTGGCTATCTATACCCCTTCTGACGCCGAGCTGTGCTTGAGAATGACCTGGCTAATCCGCCTACACCAATAGCAGCGATTGATCCATCTCCCCTCATCGTCCAGGCTGAGGATAGTTTGCAGCGGGTTTTACAGGCATTGGTTCAAGCCGCTAAAACCTACGCCCTGGTCTACCAAAATGCCAGCCTGGTCGGCGTCTTTAGCTACGCCAATGCCGCCGATGCTGCGGCCCACCAGACCGACTTTAGCCAGGTACCTGCTCATCGGTGGATGACTCCTTTAACCGGTCTGCATCCCCTGCGATCGCCCCTTCCTGCATCTATAGCTCCCCTAGCATCGCTCGATCAGCTGCTGCCTGTGGTTGATCAGGCCCACAACTGGCTGGGGCTGATCGACGCCGAGCGGTTTTATGCGCTGCCTCCCTCGCTCGAGACCCACCTAGCCACCAGGGCCGAACTCACCGCTTGCCACTACTCAGAGACTTTATTTAAGCAGCAGCAAGAACAGCTAAGCCTGGCGCTTCAAGGAGCCCAAATGGGTACCTGGGACTGGGACTTAGCCCAGGGCACCATTGTCATTTCCGATCAGCAGCAGCAATTGTTAGGGTTGGCCATCGGCGAATTTGACGGCAGCTACAATACCCTCTTTACCCACCTTCACCCCGACGACCAAGACCGGGTACACCAGGCTCTCCAGCAGGCGATTCGGTTGGGGCAGCGCTACGCCATCGAGTTTAGGGTGTGCCACACCGATGGCCGCACCCGTTGGCTATCGGCCCGAGGAAAAGTCTTTCAAGCTAGTAGCCAGTCCCCCCGGCTCGCTGGCGTCACCCTCGACGTCTCTGAGCAAAAACGGGTTGAAGCCGAAATTAAGCTCCAGTCGCAGCGAGAGCGCCTAGTGGGCGAAATTGCCCAGCGCATTCGCAACTTGCTCGACCTAGACAGCATTTTGGAGCAAACCGTCACATCGGTACGAGAATTCATTGAGGCCGACCGGGTGATTGTGATCCGGCGGGGAGCCGCCATGAGTGGCGAGGTGATCCAAGAATCCTGCGCGTCAGCCTACTCCTCCATGCTGGGCTGGACCCTGCGCGACCCCTGGTCTGTGGGCGAGGCCTTTCTCAACCACTATCGAGTGGGTCGAGGCCTGGCAGTAGAGAACATTTACACGCAAAATTTGCCCCCTCACCAGTTGGCGTTTCTCAAATATTTTCAGATTCAGGCCGAGGTGGTCGTGCCGTTGCTTCACGAACAATCTCTATGGGGGCTTTTGGTTGCCCATCAATGCCGATCGACGCGGGCCTGGCAAACCTCTGATGTGCGCCTGCTGCAAAGTCTGGCTACCCAGGTGGGCATTGCCATTCACCAGGCTCGGCTTCACCGCAAACTGACCGTAGCCAACCAGCGGCTTAAGCACATGGCCTATCTCGACGGCCTCACCCAAGTAGCCAACCGTCGCCGGTTTGAGCAATATCTCGACCAAGAATGGCGGCGAATGAGCCGTGAGCAGGGGCCGCTAGCGGTGATTATGGCCGATATTGACTGCTTTAAGCACTTCAATGACCACTATGGCCATCAGGCGGGCGACAACTGTTTGCGGCTGGTAGCGCGCATCCTCCATCGGGCCGCTCGGCGGCCTGGCGACCTGGTGGCCCGCTATGGCGGGGAAGAGTTTGTGATCGTGCTGCCTAACACCGACGCCAAGGGAGCCGAAACCGTAGCCGAAGACGTGCGCCTGCTGGTACGCAACCAGCAGATTCCCCACGAAGCCTCGACCGTAGACCAGGTGGTCACCCTCAGCCTGGGGGTGGCCAGCATTCTCCCTGGCCCTGATACTAGCTCTGACAACCTGATCAAGCAGGCTGACACCGCGCTGTACAAGGCTAAACATAACGGTCGTGATCAGGTCAGCGTGGCCCCTGACCTGTGACCTCTCGCCTCACCGCTGGCGATAGTCTCCGCGTGAACCCAGCTGCCG is a genomic window of Nodosilinea sp. E11 containing:
- a CDS encoding PAS domain S-box protein encodes the protein MHNPEDEAKRLAVVRRYQILDTPPEESFDRITAIAARLFQVPIALVSVVDGDRIWFKSRHGLALEHTGRDPTLDTPAILPSAVYVIPDACQVPLDQSHPLVQGEFGLRFYAAAPLISPEGYTLGTLSILDHHPRSLAADDAQTLADLAALVMDELTLRLSSLPPVAPAAPLVNLDDLYYRTPGGYCGLNGDGLVVEINDTALDWLGYSRTAVVGTMRFSDLLTPTSATPFAEAFAQLKRQGHLHDLELELGRADGSTLWVVFNAIAEYDAQGQFAKGRSTVYNISDRKHTELTLRQLNQALEVKVAERTAELADRNADLEASNQALHLSNKRFRNAFDYAGIGMALVSLEGQWLEVNRSLCDITGYSEAELLAITFQAITHPDDLDADLDLMDQLLNQKIRQYHLEKRYRHRQGHWIWIMLSVSMVRDERQEPLYFVSQVQDVHEHKQATLALHQSQTKLLEAQKIGHIGSWEYDVRTQKVTWSAEKFRIFGRDPSLGSPSLDELLRLYYPNDGDQLRQAIDHTLATGEPFSLRLKCTRGDGGQRDLDTRGQAERNAQGEIVRLYGISQDITERVQAEQERQDMSTALALTVEGIARLDNAGRYISVNQAYGAMVGYSPDELVGKTWQVTLHPDDLNRVETAYEQMLSQGKVNVEARGLRKDGSIFYKQLFMVAAYDGQQRHGHYCFMKDISERARLEAERRQAEIALQQELQRLSEVIATQQEVALANPNLDQVIAVVTQQAQQLTRADGAAVEMVEDTDLVCRYACGQSAKHLGWRLPVERSFMGQALTQARELYCPDINSDAWVDLESFRAMGLRSMAVIPLTYQAEPVGILKVCSAQPAAFTNSDRQTLKLIAGLLAASLHVAGEFKAKTLLLQNLQASEARYRSVVSALSEGIAVIQADGTVLTCNASAAQIVGLPSDRMVGRSITKLAGRVIRADGTPCPLDDFPPLITLRTGLPITKQVLGLRRPRTTTWISVNTQPLLHPNTTQPDDLPDAVVVSFTDITELRRSEVAALRRRAEQERLLSEIAQRIRQTLDLDIILTTTVTEVQQFLQTDRVMIYRLEAKGQGTVIAEATTPDHPSLLGRQVHNPLSVERWEYFEAGNLKAIADLQAQPDRDCPIDRLALARAKVAVPIVQSNRLWGMLMAYHNSEPRPWETSELDVLKRLAIQLAIAIQQSQLYQHIQAANRQLEHLATHDGLTQVANRRSFDTQLQQEWTRLGREQAPLSLILCDIDHFKLYNDTYGHPAGDVCLQQVAQALEQATKRPADLVARYGGEEFALVLPATDAAGAEAIARAIQRTLKQLALFHGASPLGQRITLSLGIATAIPIPERSPQTLVDQADAALYAAKHQGRDRYCMAPPQEP
- a CDS encoding SDR family NAD(P)-dependent oxidoreductase, giving the protein MTSLNGQVALVTGATRGLGKGIATGLAEAGATVYLTGRTLTATADSVGSLEETAAAVTQAGGVARPVQVDHGDDQQVRSLFERIATEQQGRLDLLVNNAYAGVSALKAAYGKPFWESEPDFWDACNHVGLRSHYLASVYAARLMVPRRRGLICTLSSWGGLSYIFGVPYGVGKAACDRMAADMAVELKPHQVTSLSIWPGIVGTELMTKFAADLGLDGITVGGAPTDSIKARYNWETPLLTGRAIAALAADAQVLRRAGQVQIVAELAKTYGLVDADGNRPASLRSLRFVLPSVVPGLQSYAGWVPDVELPWPVLLLGPLGSPKA
- a CDS encoding endonuclease MutS2; translation: MIQHETLNLLEWPRLCQHLSTFAATKMGTLAAQSLATPATQAASANLLAQTQEACWLEQNNNGLNFGGIRDIGTALERAHRQGLLNGEELLAIATTLHGARQLRRTIDAQPPEDLPVLQTLVADLSTHPDLEQQIYHCIDDRGDVTDRASPKLGDIRDRMKATRQDIQQRLQRILQRQAGAMQEPLITQRGDRFVLPVKAPQKDAVPGIVHDASASGATLYIEPQAVVELGNRLRQLLRQEKTEEEIILRQLSEAVAEVYDDLAHLLAVVTELDLAHARARYSLWLGANPPRFIDPDEQTTLRQLRHPLLVWQQRHEQGPEVVPINLLIRPELRVIAITGPNTGGKTVTLKTLGLAALMARAGLYVPAREPVELPWFEQVLADIGDEQSIEQSLSTFSGHIRRIGRILAALDGESEVGGESNVRDVSDGSDVSDGEAIETYRLPESSSIPSPLHPLTPSPPHPLTPANALILLDEVGAGTDPTEGTALAIALLKHLAHRARLTMATTHYGELKALKYQDERFENASVEFDEVTLSPTYRLLWGIPGRSNALAIARRLGLTTTVVDAATALMALGAQDDVNQVIAGLEAQRRQQEERSQAAADLLAATEKLHNEVQHKANLLRDREQDLKRQQQAAVQQAIADAKRDIAKVIRRLQQGEATAQDAQRATAAVDAIGSAHLPAAAPVPTKPGYRPAVGDRIRIPSLGQTAEVLTAPDDDHRITVRFGLMKTTVSLAEIESLRGEKAEVPVKTKPIDTVPAAQAAPPAPAIRTSRNTIDLRGMRVAEAEGVLEEAIAKGSGALWIIHGHGTGKLKAGVHDYLKRHPQVQRLEPAAQADGGTGVTVAYL
- a CDS encoding diguanylate cyclase domain-containing protein, with product MLENDLANPPTPIAAIDPSPLIVQAEDSLQRVLQALVQAAKTYALVYQNASLVGVFSYANAADAAAHQTDFSQVPAHRWMTPLTGLHPLRSPLPASIAPLASLDQLLPVVDQAHNWLGLIDAERFYALPPSLETHLATRAELTACHYSETLFKQQQEQLSLALQGAQMGTWDWDLAQGTIVISDQQQQLLGLAIGEFDGSYNTLFTHLHPDDQDRVHQALQQAIRLGQRYAIEFRVCHTDGRTRWLSARGKVFQASSQSPRLAGVTLDVSEQKRVEAEIKLQSQRERLVGEIAQRIRNLLDLDSILEQTVTSVREFIEADRVIVIRRGAAMSGEVIQESCASAYSSMLGWTLRDPWSVGEAFLNHYRVGRGLAVENIYTQNLPPHQLAFLKYFQIQAEVVVPLLHEQSLWGLLVAHQCRSTRAWQTSDVRLLQSLATQVGIAIHQARLHRKLTVANQRLKHMAYLDGLTQVANRRRFEQYLDQEWRRMSREQGPLAVIMADIDCFKHFNDHYGHQAGDNCLRLVARILHRAARRPGDLVARYGGEEFVIVLPNTDAKGAETVAEDVRLLVRNQQIPHEASTVDQVVTLSLGVASILPGPDTSSDNLIKQADTALYKAKHNGRDQVSVAPDL